From the Candidatus Omnitrophota bacterium genome, the window AAATTTGAACGGCTTGACCAGAAAAAAAGACCGGCCGGGAGGCGCATGTGTCTCAAAAACAGCGCGGTCGCTCATGAGCGCCGATTCGAATATAACGGGAATATTTTTAAACTCCTCGTCTTTTTTAAGTTCGCCGAGGGCGTGATACGCGTCGTTGCCCGGCATAATAACATCCGTTATTATAAGGTCAGGATGCACTTTGCGCGCGAAATCAACAAGCTCTCCGGCATCGGACGCCTCAATAATCTCAAAATTTCCGATTTCGTCAAGCATGGCTTTTATAACTTCCCTTATATACGGCTCATCTTCGGCAATAAGAATGATTTTCTTTGACATTTCGGAATCAGCCCTTTCTGCGGTTTTCTTTATTCTTATACAGGCGGCTGTCCGCGACGCTTAGCAGTTCTTTAAGAGAACCTCCGTCGGCGGGATAAACCGCAATCCCGAAACTCACGCCCAAAGAGCTTTCCGCTTTTTCAAGCGCCTGGGTGGAAGGGCGTATCTTGTCTGTGATTTTGCCGGCCAATTCCCGTGCCGCGTCCTTGTCCAGATGCGCCATAATAACAAACTCGTCGCCGCCGAAACGAAAAACTTTTTCCGAAAACTTCCTCATGACTCTGGCTATCTCATATAGTGCCGCGTCGCCGGCGAGATGGCCGAGCCTGTCATTGTACTTCTTAAATCCGTCCACATCAAAAAATATAATTGCAAGGTTCTTGTTATCCGCGCTCGCCTCATCACTTAAGCAGGTGAACCAGTAGTCCATTACATCTTTTCTGAGAACGCGCGTAAGCGAATCATAGGATGCCTCAAACCAGATTTTTTTCATCTTGTTGATTTCAACAAAATTAACTCTTTTCAGACGCTTGTCTATGTTGAGAAAATAATCCAGCGCCGCCACCCTGAATCCGACATTCCGGAAGAGCTTTTCGCTCATCAGGTATTTGTGCTCCAGAATCGAGCTCCAGAGCGTTCTGGCCTCTTCCTCTTCCGTACGAAGTCCTGTGAGATAATGTATTATATGCGAAAAAAATTTCTCTTCCTTCGCGATTGCGTCCAGCTCCGGCCCCAAAAGCTTTTTCGCGTCCGAGGCGTCGTCCGAAAGAATTTCCAGCGCCTCTTCCTCAAAACCTTTTATGTTTTCCTTTCCATCCATTTTTCAAAATTCTCCTTTTTTGAAATCCCCCTTTCGGGGTATTTGCTCCACTTATTGATTTTTCGCGCTAATGTTAATATAATTCGCTAAATGTATCAATACAGAAAATCCTTCGCCGTGCTTTTTGCCGCTCTTACAGTGTCGGCAAATCTTTTCGCTGCGTCGGCGTCCGCCGTCTCAAGCGCGAAAACTCCGCCGTTAAGCAAAAATATTCTTTCGGTCACTTTCATAGATGTGGGACAGGGGGACAGTATATTCATCCAAACGCCGGAAGGAAAAAACATTCTCATAGATGCCGGAAACGGCGCAACGGAATGGAGCAGTTTTGACGCGGGAGAAAGCATTGTCGTGCCATTTCTTAAAAAACAAGGTATAAAAAAATTAGACTATATGATAATGTCTCATCCGCACAACGACCACATAGGAGGCCTGCCGGCCGTGCTTAAAGCAATGCCCGTTGACACTTTTGTGGATCCCGGATTTCAATACAATTCGTGGGTTTATGAAAATCTGCTAAAACTCGTGGAAGAAAAAGGCTGCAAATATGTGGAAGCCCGCGCGGGAGATAAAATAACACTGGACAAATACTGTTCTTTCAAAGTGTTTAACCCGCCTCCTGACAAGTATTTCCGCGGCGGCTCCGAGCCGAATGAAAATTCGCTGGTGCTCAAGCTCGCCTACAAAGATATTTCTTTTCTCTTCACGGGCGACTGCGAAAAACAGGGGGAAAGATATATGGTGAAACGTTTCAAAAAAGACCTCTTGTGCACTGTGCTGAAAGTGGCGCATCACGGCTCCGTTTCGTCAAGCACGCAGGAATTCATGGACTGGGCGCAGCCGCTGTTTGCCGTAATATGTGTCGGGGCGAGAAACCGTTTCGGCCATCCGAAAAAAGCCACGCTAAAGCGCCTCACTGATTACGGATGCAAGATATTCAGAACCGACCAGGACGGCAGCGTTCGCATAACGACCGACGGCAAACGCTACAAGACTGAACTTTTAAAAAAGCCGGATAGTAATGCTGTTACGGATGAAGGCTATGAGTAAAATAATTATAAAAAATATCTCCGTCGTCTCGCGCATGGACGATTCCATGGGGGAACTTGAAGATTGCGACATACTCATTGACGGCAGACAGATTCAAAGTATAGGAAAAAACCTGCTCGCGGAAAACGCTGCCGTAATTGACGGCAGAAATAAAATAGCTCTTCCCGGATTTATAAATACCCATCATCATTTTTACCAGACCATGACACGGGTGCTCCCGAAAGTGAACGACGCGAAACTTTTTGACTGGCTGATATATCTTTACAGAATATGGGAACATATCACGCCCGAATGGGTGGAGATATCAACGAAACTTGCCTGCGGCG encodes:
- a CDS encoding MBL fold metallo-hydrolase, with the translated sequence MYQYRKSFAVLFAALTVSANLFAASASAVSSAKTPPLSKNILSVTFIDVGQGDSIFIQTPEGKNILIDAGNGATEWSSFDAGESIVVPFLKKQGIKKLDYMIMSHPHNDHIGGLPAVLKAMPVDTFVDPGFQYNSWVYENLLKLVEEKGCKYVEARAGDKITLDKYCSFKVFNPPPDKYFRGGSEPNENSLVLKLAYKDISFLFTGDCEKQGERYMVKRFKKDLLCTVLKVAHHGSVSSSTQEFMDWAQPLFAVICVGARNRFGHPKKATLKRLTDYGCKIFRTDQDGSVRITTDGKRYKTELLKKPDSNAVTDEGYE
- a CDS encoding GGDEF domain-containing protein, coding for MDGKENIKGFEEEALEILSDDASDAKKLLGPELDAIAKEEKFFSHIIHYLTGLRTEEEEARTLWSSILEHKYLMSEKLFRNVGFRVAALDYFLNIDKRLKRVNFVEINKMKKIWFEASYDSLTRVLRKDVMDYWFTCLSDEASADNKNLAIIFFDVDGFKKYNDRLGHLAGDAALYEIARVMRKFSEKVFRFGGDEFVIMAHLDKDAARELAGKITDKIRPSTQALEKAESSLGVSFGIAVYPADGGSLKELLSVADSRLYKNKENRRKG
- a CDS encoding response regulator: MSKKIILIAEDEPYIREVIKAMLDEIGNFEIIEASDAGELVDFARKVHPDLIITDVIMPGNDAYHALGELKKDEEFKNIPVIFESALMSDRAVFETHAPPGRSFFLVKPFKF